The Zea mays cultivar B73 chromosome 7, Zm-B73-REFERENCE-NAM-5.0, whole genome shotgun sequence DNA segment tcgtctgggtctcctccagcagctactccagaggctggggcgcccagtggtggtgcagggggcgcctccaggggaagcacaggggagcagctcctcacggactctatctcctgttggagcgagaaagaagagccctgctgctcctgtcgtcgacgctcctgctcctcatgcaggcggtggtgcagcctctccaagtggctagactatccggccacgggacggcgaagcggacgctcagcaaggcgggagggtaagaaggggatgacgaactttcgtgcagtgtgtctaagacgagccatctacaaaagacactgcaagcaaaagagtgagaacagaattaatatgaccagcaagtaatgaatcataaataaatgaaggattagaataaaacataattttcaacaaggtataatatatagtagaacataggtttggtcggtatgaccaacttttgaagggatatcaaagtcaaggcaaagacagaggtctatagtccttagaacgaccattctactctaggttagcgatcctacagtcagcacggctttgataccacttatgtcacacccggttttagaaggcaaaccgaatgcgaacaatgtacgtgccaggatcagcaattcacgtacacagcagttacataacatggacatcatcacacagtgctcaaatagtattaaaaagggaaataatagtcgattacatcatgatgtctgagacatccacatagtctttacaataaatcaaagtgcggaaaagaaacgtagataaacgcggccttcacaggcagccgactgggggttgccgctaacccacgcctagaattcgtcatagtcttggaactcctggaagtctccttccacggcttcatcttctcctgagcagtggttgcaatgctgacaacctggggatgggggggtttggtgtgtagagcaagggtgagtacacatcaacatactcagcaagtatcctgtttggctgtagtggactagctttatgtgggggtaagtcaagcagttgccacctgtaaaccaaaatgtaaaGAATACcaaaatgtaccctttccaaacggaaagaataccacttaccagtaccatagtcataaccagaaccatcaatctcattgccacctgtaaaccaaaatgtctctgatcaagtaccactaatcactggagctcccttggccgctcataaccgcgagcacggctgatatatcagttttcaaacactctgcagaggttgtgcactttacccacaagttgtgattccctttctgcccggagagagctactccccattgaccactgcctaggtggcccagtagggcatcactacgtagcctttacaaagattccccggggctgtagccgcccgttaggtttcctaaatgcaccgcactcctccccaaggggcgaacccaaacttggcagagcgagccgcatacaccgagccccattgacggcacaacggctaagcgaactacaccccggatcctctaattattcagctaagggcaccccattccaccctcatggttgcactgttttcccgggcggtcatccatagaacaggtccttacggagaggcactcgagaaaccgctcgagcccccttaaaggccacaagtataacatcataataagagaagggaaaacagcgtatcatatataatctcatcatgttcattgattatcgttgagcaatagcataaagctaaacaataataatccaacccaaataggtgaacaaggatatggataacaaagctagtaacTCGTTACaggtgcgcgcagtcttcgccgtgaaacatgcagtaaaatctgcgcggctgctgcgctcgtcctcggccccgaccgcgtgtgccattgccgcggccctggggggataatcttgacagcgggggggctcaccggcggggtgctggttgaCAATGCTATGCacctgctgttgactgcggctgtcccgaccggagtctgactgcgaaggtcttgtccatgttcggccggactgcagaggttctttgggtttcctctgggactcgaccttgcgctggtggagctcttcggatctggcatacttttcaagtagctgatagagctcttggaggttcttgggtgggtccctgatgaagtgactgtaaaggacgccatcccgaaggccactgatggcgtagtgaatagcaatttggtcatcgaccgaaggcagttgtgacttgagagtcaagaACTTGCGATAGTACTCTCGCAGGGTTTCTTTCTCGTGCTGTCTGCAGAGCgatagctcggccaaggcgtcgatgtctgggcggtacccttggaagttaagcagaaacttgtcccggagacttctccaagagtcgatggacagcgggggcaacctggtgtaccaggtcaaggccggaccctcgagggcaatgatgaatgacttggccatcgtggcgtcgtcccctccggaagatgcgacggcgacttgatagctcatgatgtactgtgatgGGTCTGTgctaccgttgtacttggggtagtccctgccctgaagttggtgggccatggtgacacttgcagttgcggtgccatggtgacacttgcagttgcggtgccaggtagttgatgccttggaatgctgcggcgtgcgggacgaagggtccgcgctgaggaatgaataggtctccgactggcgcgcgctgttggaggggcgggccgtgctgcagatcatgttggccttcacgctgcatgagtgcaatctcttgctcgagctctTGGGCCCTCTGCTCCTCATCTCGTATCATCTGGCGTATCTTGGCTTGCGCAGAGACACGTTGGcacttggcctcgaggatttctttctgtttctgaaggttgcggttcttgatgcgcagggcccgcagctgtagctgctcCTCGGCTGGGATGCCGATGATTTCGCCGTCTTCTGtggcgtcctcgccctctagtggagcgaagcctgggggtggttctTGTggctgtcctccggagctgcaggtgcgaagGGTGCCTTCGGGAGTTGGCTGGtcgttgcgctgcctcttgctgagtgcgtcgtcttcgcaggcttcctggtgggtggtgtctgcaagggccttgcccttcttctcggctagcagcgctgccttcgctgcttcgtcaatggatggggctgccttcgagctagctctcttgggtgccatcacggGTTTTTGATCGTAgctcgaacggtgggcgccaaatgttggaacttgctcttttgggcaagatgatccaacgggggagtgaagagAACGCAAACAAGGTTTTtctcgagatggcaattgctctattaatctagcctctcaagggcactgtacgggggtatttataggtgcccgggTGCCCAACGTCCTGAAGTAAGGACgtttgtgccctcaggcacctggattatccctagaatattcccataatggagggttatagactgtcattacagaaaagccattacaagtCGGGCCCGTAACATGCTTCTCCGTGTGGGGCCTGATACGACGGGCCGCCATCCCGcgtgggcctccaggttgggtgaggacgtgggatggCGGGACTTCGTCGTGGGCCTTCGTCTTGCGGTGAGAAAGACGAAGGGTGGCCTGCGCCGATCATCTGGCTTCCGTTGGTGCGTCGCGGTGACTagggcttcgagcgaagggtagtgtctttgccttcgccccaacagacatacccaagccagtctgccacagtcacagttaggcacagggagttcaggaggaacaggaggatccttactagatacgtccggatataactcccgaggacgacctctcttctgctaCAACGTCTCCCGGTACATGTCTTTtatctaataaacgattataattatcacttttACCTAATAGGCTTTATAATAGGTTTTCACAAACTATCAAATAAAATATACTCATCTAGGGATGTAATATGGTTCGGAAAATATCCGTCCGGATCCGGATTTGAAGATGGTGAACACTGGTTCAGATGGAATTTTCGGATATCCGGACTTTTTTCGGATAACGGATACGAATACGGATATTTTGTTCGGATATCGAATTCGAATACAATATGTctgatatccgtcggatatcgaATATCCGGATATTTTCTCGGATATCCGGATATCTTATCCGGATAGCTGTGTGCATTTTGTTGATTTtttgtagaaagaaattaataatacacaaatagcctcagaaattcatgaaaatttatggaggcataccatatgtccacatataatcctccaaaatatttggaccataaaatccacaatATGATAGTATTTCTTTCATTTCACTTTCACCTGTTGTGTgaattacacgtgaaatcactctaagtatccaagttcaCTTTATCATTTAATGTGGAGATTTGAGGTTATATtcttatagaatgtttattagttttggtaacttatttgcattttgatgattttattgaaaataaattaataacacgCACATAGGCTAAAAATtcatgattttttttaaaaaaacgtgACATTTGTACACATAATActaaaaaatgtttggactcAAGGAGTGGATACATGATTACAACCATGATATGTGTGTAATGATGTCTTACATGATATCCGATAAAAAATTCGTTACCGACAATATCCGTGTCCGACTAATTCCGTATTCGACACATAGCTATCTGTATTTGTATCCTAGAACATCCGTATTCTATTCGTATCCGAAGCTATCCGTATTCGAATTCGAATCCGAATAAAAATATGGAAACAAATATGGTTTCAGTGATATCCGTCCGTATTCGATCCGATTACATCCCTATACTCATCATATTAACGATACTATATATATTATGAGCAACATTGGAAACTAATAATCGAAAAGGTACAACCCAATATAAAAATGAATCAGTTGGACatcataccttggtctacgaagtgtACCAACTCGAATCTTTGAATCCAGGAACTTTTGACGAAGTTTCGAAATGAGAGGAAATGTGCTGCTCTCGGCCAGCAGCGCGGCCGGTTTTATAGGCatccgtagctcggcgccaagatctgtggcgccgagctacgatgcCGCGTCGCCGCCACGTCGATGCCAGGTCAGCCCTAGGCGGAGGGAGCCGTTACTGCCACGTTATAGGTCAGCGTCATAGGCTGTGACGCCGagatgtgttacctcggcgccacatcCTATGGCGCCGAACTTTGGGTCCAAAATTGCATATAAAATTTTTAGAAATCCAAACGTAAATATTTTTCGAAAATagggctgaaaaagaaaaaaatcgGTCATACGGAGGGAAGGGGGGCAGGCGGCGGCATGCGCTGCGCACACCCTTAGAGCTTGTGAATCATCCTCATAGCAATCCCATGACATCTGGACAAGACATCTGCGGCTAAGTTTGAATTCCCAGCCTTGTAATTGTAAACAACCCCCAAACTGTAGGAGTACTGGATAGATACAAGTATTAAAATAAAAATAACATAACAGTTCGAAACACGAATAAAAGGTGAACAGACCGAAAAGGAATCAATTTTTTTTCTATTTCAGAAAAATACTTTCACTTCCTGCCTGAAAAAAAAAGGAATGGCAACAAAAGAACTCACGATGCAATGCAATTAAACAGCCAGATATTCCCTTGCATCCCGATGCTCCGTGCTATTAGAACGATGATTTCCATTGCAAAAGGGATATTTACACAATGATTTATCCGCGCAATAATTCGAAAAAAGGTGTGAGGTGTAACAGCTAGCTTACAAGTATTTGGGCTCAACATCTTCTCACAAAGTTGCATCTGGATAACAAATGTTTTAGCGATTCTTCCCCCCTGGAAAATACAAAGCTCATGGTCATAAAATTACAGACGCAAGGTTTTGTGTTTTAACAACTCTTTTGTGTTCAACAAACCATGTATAAGGAGCCAACAAAAACATTTTGTGTTTTAACTAACATGAAGAACTCTGGTGCCATCTTATTGTCGGACGAATGCGATAAATTGCAACGAGCCAATTCAGTTCTCTCATCAATCGATGTACATTCTCAAGCTTCCGATGACATTTATAAAGCAAATAGATCAATCAATCATATGAATGGTCTGGTTGGGGTGACTTTTATAGCCCTCAAACACTCATATAGCCGTTATAACGTATCTGCCGAAATTTGCActagcggacggtccgcggctagggtcTAGACGGTCTGCGACCCTCCAATGGTCGGATCTGACATTACAACAGTTATGTCTGACAACCCAACGACTAGATCAACGATTGTATTCCCCTAGTGACGACTCGCTGATGGTCTGCCCTtggccccggacggtccgcgctagctcTAAAaatccttttgctcaacttgtgacCTTCGGGCTGAAGCAAATCAACATAGGCAGACGGTCCACAAATTATAGCCGGACGATCTGTAGTTTATAATCGGACGGTCCGCAAGAAGGGATCGGACGGTCCGAGCACACGTGAATTTCCCAAAATAGTTCCTGTCCGAAATAATCTACATTACTCTGGAAAGTCCGCATTAGGGACTCGACGGTCCGCACTTGGCGATTTCAGAACTTGAGTTTCTAACGTGTCATTGATCTTTGAACTATCTCCTCCAAGTTGCTTTGACTGAACTTTGAGAAAGattctatgacttagacaaatatatctaGTGGCTTTtcaactagtctaagtcatgaATCTTGGACATTTTAATTCTGTAACTCATATTTCTTCTTTTGCTGAAACTAGCTCCAAAATAGTGAATTGTTGATTACAAGCTTTCCAACCTCTTTAGATGTATTGAATAGGTTCCTCGGGGTATTTAGAATTTATCCAAAGAGTAGAACTATTGCTAGTTCAACTATTTCATATTTTACCTGTGAATTAAAGACTAGGGATACTAATTAGTCCGAAtgattgtgatggtcatcaagcaccaagatCAATCTAAGAAATGGTTTAAGGCCATTCCATTTGAATCTTCCTTTTTTTGGTAATTGGTCTCAATATAAACAAAAGCAAATATGAAGTATAAAAATGTATCTGGTTTGCAACTAGTGAAGAGTTTATAAGTTACTAAGATGAAAGAAGTTCTAAGCATTCCTAGTTTTAGTTTATGTTTACAACGTCCCTTTATTAACATGACGAACGTAAATAAGCAGCAAAAATAGGGTCTAAGACGCTTTCAAATTTATACTACAATCCAGAGAAGCTAAACCTTTTCAGTTTCTGATTTTCTAAAAGCAAAAATACGTTCAAAAAGGCGAACCAAATGCACCCTAAGTGGAAAAAACTACTCCTGTATATATGGTCACAAGTTAGATGTCTATACATTGCTATAGTTTCTATATATGATATATAGGTAGACCTTACTTTAAAAAGTATTTATAtaaatataattatattttttcatttattttattattaaaatatataaaatatattAGTCAATGTACATCCTTCTTTATATAACACGAATATACCTGAATTATAGTGCTAGAAGCCAAACGTTTTATATCGAGCCTTATTTCTTTTGATATTCCATGTGGTAGAAAAAAATATTCATTAGGTATGCTCGCGGGAGGAGATGACGTATGAAGAAACTCATGTTCATATGGATGGGATCGAAATGGACTTTCAAACAAAACACGAAACAAAGCCTGCGCTAGATGTTTGGGCCCCAGCACCTTCCGTGTGTTTTCTTTCTCGTTTCCATGTTGGGTAAAAAAAAACCTTTAAGCCTTGCCTTGGTTTAGAGCCCAATTTACTCCAACTGCCATTGCCTTTGGGTCGTGGACCAACGGTCGGGTCGGGTCCGCACGGGACGCGGCTGCTGTCAGCCAGCGAGGCCATCCAACCGCCGCAAAAAGCGCGTTCCCTCGGGCCATCTCCTCCTTCCATCATTCCATGGGATTCCCCAAAGCAACTGTCCGATCCCATCGCGATGGCACCGCCGCCGCAGGAGCCAATCCACCGCCACTGACGTAACCCGATCCATGGAAGCACTAGGATCTTCCGATTACCCCCCTCCTCCTCCCACCTTCCTCCGCTCCACCCGCCATATCCTCGCCTCCCTCGTCGGCGCAAACCACACCTCCGCCCGCTTCTGCTCCCGCTAGCACCACCACCAGCACCGGACCCCTTCCCttcgcttcgcctccctcaccagGGGTGACGGGGGCATGGACCCCTCCTCCCCGCCGCGGCGCTGCTCCCTCCTCCTCCGCCTGCTCCTCCTCGCCGTCGCCGCCCTCGCGCTCCGTCTCCTCTACGGCGCCTTCCTCTCCGTCTCCGCCGGGCCCGCAGGCTGGCCGCTCTACCGCCCCGCCGCCACCGCCACAACCACCACGCGGAGGAGGACCCACGTCGTCCAGGCCGACGTCCCGTCGCCGGAGGTCTGGCGCACCCGCCACTGGCGCAGGGCCGTCGACTACCACGCGGCCATCCTCGCGCCGCACATCGCCGCCGGCGCCCTCGCGCCCGCGTCCCGCGCCGTCTGCCTGGGCGGCCCGCAGGAGGCGCTCGCGATGCGGGAGCTCGGCGTCGCCAAAGCCGTCGCCGTCGGCAGGAGGCGTGCGCCACCGCTCGTCGTCGCGGGGGGCGACCGGAGACTGCCGTTCGACTCGTCGTCCGCCGACTTCGTCTTCGCGGGGCGCGCCCTCGACGCCGCCAAGCGCCCGGCCGACCTCGCCGCCGAGGCCGCGCGGATCCTCAAGCCCGACGGCCATCTCGTCGTGCTCACGTCCAGCGCCGCCGACGCCTACAGCCTCCGCTCGATCCAGGCGCTCCTACCGACGCTCCGCCTCGTCCAATCTCGCGAGATCGACGCCCAGGACGACGGCGACTCCTCCACACTCAGGGAACTTGTCTTCCAGAAGAATCCCCATCCTACGGGCACGGGCGCGGGCAATTCATCAGTGAACAACTGCTCGGTTGGGGATCACAGGCGCCAGCTCCTCGCGCACGCCGAGCCACTCATCCAGGAGGAGCCGCTCAAGCCGTGGATCACGCTAAAGAGAAACATCAAGAACATCAAGTACCTCCCGGCGCTGGCCGATATCAGCTTCAAGCGCCGGTACCTGTATGTCGACGTTGGCGCGCGCAGCTACGGCTCCAGTATCGGCAGCTGGTTCCGCAAGCAGTACCCTAAGCAGAACCACACCTTCCAGGTGTTCGCCATCGAAGCTGATCCGGCGTTCCACTCTGAGTACGCGGCAAAGAAGGGTGTCACGTTGCTTCCTTACGCAGCCTGGGTCAAGAACGAGACACTCAGATTCGAGATCAATGGCGATCCTGGAAAGGAGGACGAGGCCAAGGCCAATGGCCGTGGCATGGGGCGCATCCGCCCTGCTACCGGGAAGAAGATGAACGGCGAGGTCAGGAGTGTCCCTGCGTTTGACTTTGCCGAGTGGTTGAGGCAGACCGTGACGGAGCAGGACTACGTGGTGATGAAGATGGATGTGGAGGGGACCGAGTTCGATTTGATCCCGAGGCTGTTCGACACGGGCGCAATCTGCTTGGTCGACGAGCTTTTCCTGGAGTGCCATTACAATCGGTGGCAGAAGTGCTGCCCTGGTGAGCGGTCGCCCAAGTATGAGAACACCTACGAGGAGTGCTTGGACCTTTTCAGCTCGCTGCGGGAGAGTGGCGTTCTCGTGCATCAGTGGTGGTAAAGGCTTCACTGGTAATTTCTCCGGTACAGCCGTTTGGAAATACTATATTGCAGCGCAGATAGAGTCCAAAGACAGGTGACAAAAGGTTTTGATTTCCACACTGTATTCATTTTTTTATGCTGTTTAGATTGTGTTGGTTAATTTTAAAGGAGTAAGGTGAAGTGGAGTGAACGAAATGTACTTAGGGGGTAGT contains these protein-coding regions:
- the LOC100275580 gene encoding uncharacterized protein LOC100275580 precursor; the protein is MDPSSPPRRCSLLLRLLLLAVAALALRLLYGAFLSVSAGPAGWPLYRPAATATTTTRRRTHVVQADVPSPEVWRTRHWRRAVDYHAAILAPHIAAGALAPASRAVCLGGPQEALAMRELGVAKAVAVGRRRAPPLVVAGGDRRLPFDSSSADFVFAGRALDAAKRPADLAAEAARILKPDGHLVVLTSSAADAYSLRSIQALLPTLRLVQSREIDAQDDGDSSTLRELVFQKNPHPTGTGAGNSSVNNCSVGDHRRQLLAHAEPLIQEEPLKPWITLKRNIKNIKYLPALADISFKRRYLYVDVGARSYGSSIGSWFRKQYPKQNHTFQVFAIEADPAFHSEYAAKKGVTLLPYAAWVKNETLRFEINGDPGKEDEAKANGRGMGRIRPATGKKMNGEVRSVPAFDFAEWLRQTVTEQDYVVMKMDVEGTEFDLIPRLFDTGAICLVDELFLECHYNRWQKCCPGERSPKYENTYEECLDLFSSLRESGVLVHQWW